The Halanaerobiaceae bacterium ANBcell28 genome has a window encoding:
- a CDS encoding alpha/beta hydrolase: MISFRARVIKFLMQNRHFFQFRLKEEDIDWSQYESVLKFRKEAAAGAKKLGKLPADIKTHSISIDGMSAEWILLDETNQDKVILYFHGGGYICGDIEGHRSLTAKFVKESGIGALLFEYRLAPENPYPAALDDAVKAYQYLLEEGISASNIVFLGDSAGGGLCLATTLYLRDNGFELPAAVVSYSPMTDLKCTGESHLSKAKVCLSPKGCGEAFAKHYAGDYQLDLPYISPLYGDLRGFPPTLIYVGEDETLRDDSILFAEKAKKAGVDITLRVGEGMFHCFPAMAPLFPEAKKAMEEICIFIKERVRV; this comes from the coding sequence ATGATTAGTTTTAGAGCAAGAGTTATTAAATTTTTAATGCAAAATAGACACTTTTTTCAGTTTCGCTTGAAGGAAGAAGATATAGATTGGAGTCAGTATGAATCAGTTCTAAAATTTCGCAAAGAGGCTGCTGCAGGGGCAAAAAAGCTTGGTAAGTTACCTGCAGATATTAAAACACATTCAATTTCTATAGATGGTATGTCAGCAGAATGGATTTTACTAGATGAGACAAATCAAGACAAGGTGATTCTTTATTTTCATGGTGGTGGTTATATTTGTGGAGATATAGAGGGACATAGATCGTTAACTGCAAAGTTTGTTAAAGAGAGTGGAATTGGGGCATTGCTTTTTGAATACAGGCTTGCGCCAGAAAATCCCTATCCAGCTGCTTTAGATGATGCTGTAAAGGCATATCAATACTTATTGGAAGAGGGTATTTCTGCTTCTAATATTGTTTTTCTTGGGGATTCTGCAGGAGGAGGATTATGCTTGGCAACAACACTCTATTTACGTGATAATGGTTTTGAGCTTCCGGCGGCTGTAGTATCCTATTCTCCAATGACTGATCTGAAGTGCACTGGTGAATCACATCTAAGCAAAGCAAAAGTATGCCTTTCTCCAAAAGGATGTGGAGAAGCTTTTGCGAAACATTATGCTGGTGATTATCAACTAGATTTACCATATATCTCACCTTTATATGGCGATCTTAGGGGTTTCCCCCCCACATTAATTTATGTAGGTGAAGATGAAACTCTAAGGGATGATTCAATACTTTTTGCTGAAAAAGCTAAAAAGGCAGGTGTTGATATTACTTTGAGAGTTGGAGAGGGTATGTTTCACTGTTTTCCTGCGATGGCTCCTCTATTTCCTGAGGCAAAGAAAGCCATGGAAGAAATATGTATATTCATTAAAGAACGTGTAAGGGTTTAG
- a CDS encoding DUF456 family protein has translation MIILGWIIIVFLFILSLIGVIVPIIPATIPLWVGLLLYHFAIAELALSLSFWLGMFFITILILASDFYTNVYFVRKYGGSKWAVLGAALGLFLGLLIFGPFGIILGPLLAVFLITYIESNDHDKAFKTAIGTIFAFFSSGVIKIVLQVIMIIWFFISI, from the coding sequence ATGATAATATTGGGATGGATAATTATTGTTTTTTTGTTTATTTTGAGTCTTATAGGTGTTATAGTGCCAATTATACCAGCGACTATCCCCTTATGGGTAGGCTTATTGCTATATCATTTTGCTATAGCTGAGCTTGCTTTATCTTTAAGCTTCTGGCTGGGGATGTTCTTTATAACAATATTAATTTTAGCTTCAGATTTCTATACTAATGTCTATTTTGTGAGAAAATATGGTGGTAGTAAATGGGCTGTTCTGGGCGCTGCTCTAGGATTATTTCTTGGTCTTTTAATATTTGGTCCTTTTGGAATTATTTTAGGTCCTTTACTAGCTGTTTTTCTTATTACTTATATTGAAAGTAATGATCATGATAAAGCTTTTAAGACTGCAATAGGTACTATTTTTGCTTTTTTTAGTAGTGGGGTTATTAAAATTGTTCTTCAAGTAATAATGATTATCTGGTTTTTTATAAGTATATGA